One segment of Phaeacidiphilus oryzae TH49 DNA contains the following:
- a CDS encoding sensor histidine kinase, whose translation MVRSGSSPGPDPAHPYAPHPAIEPALPPAPPARSARWISVLAWLVPPALTAAATAVAVPYLPADSRSAIGWAGGIATLVVLLVSFEAGRRGRRMIALRRADAEHSRQLTDHQTLQAAEAIRLSGLLPEAIARLSEGEAPDEIVNSLAQPRPPENTPLPGPYRTVLRSVVQAIKNEADLRDSAQHAFVNIARRVQAIVHQQAKDLREMEDRHGRNPEVFGDLLRIDHGTALVGRLADSIAVLGGARPGRQWHRDIPLYSVLRGAMSRILDYQRVDLHSVAEVAIKGQTVEPLIHALAELLDNATRYSPPQTRVHLTAVEVQAGVAVEIEDGGVGLSDEAQARAELVLRQAGEAAGFDLSDLGETPRLGLSVAGRLAKSHRFQISLRPSAYSGVRAVLVVPQEHLAPTQPDTRGPRWMAAGQQPPQGAPRRGGGSPWVPRVEDPDQALRHPKLPRTPYEETPEAVPSVLQEAMPRAQAAARRREQRPARPKQQPSQSPMVGLLDEQPVEPYTINDNGLPQRRRHSFGTNPYGAAGPALPGTRSAAGGPAGGAAGNDVEPGLWLAAFTEGISGGNPGADEAAPASGSGTGTGSGTSAGNVTDQEHHAEGPTGSDDEEGRQS comes from the coding sequence ATGGTTCGCTCCGGATCCTCCCCAGGCCCCGACCCCGCCCACCCGTACGCCCCGCATCCGGCGATCGAACCGGCACTGCCCCCGGCCCCACCCGCGCGCTCCGCCCGCTGGATATCCGTCCTCGCCTGGCTGGTCCCGCCCGCGCTCACCGCGGCGGCCACCGCCGTCGCCGTGCCCTACCTCCCCGCCGACTCCCGGTCGGCGATCGGCTGGGCAGGCGGCATCGCCACCCTCGTGGTGCTGTTGGTCTCCTTCGAGGCCGGCCGCCGCGGGCGCCGGATGATCGCCCTGCGGCGGGCCGACGCCGAGCACAGCCGCCAGCTGACGGACCATCAGACCCTCCAGGCGGCCGAGGCCATCCGGCTCTCCGGGCTGCTGCCGGAGGCGATCGCCCGGCTGAGCGAGGGCGAGGCGCCGGACGAGATCGTCAACAGCCTCGCGCAGCCCCGCCCGCCGGAGAACACCCCACTGCCCGGCCCGTACCGGACCGTGCTGCGGTCCGTGGTCCAGGCGATCAAGAACGAGGCCGACCTCCGCGACTCGGCCCAGCACGCCTTCGTCAACATCGCCCGCCGGGTGCAGGCCATCGTCCACCAGCAGGCCAAGGACCTGCGGGAGATGGAGGACAGGCACGGCCGCAACCCGGAGGTCTTCGGCGACCTGCTGCGGATCGACCACGGGACCGCCCTGGTCGGCCGGCTCGCCGACTCCATCGCGGTGCTCGGCGGGGCCCGCCCGGGCCGGCAGTGGCACCGCGACATCCCGCTCTACAGCGTGCTGCGCGGAGCGATGTCCCGGATCCTCGACTACCAGCGGGTGGACCTCCACTCGGTGGCAGAGGTCGCCATCAAGGGCCAGACGGTCGAACCGCTCATCCACGCACTGGCCGAGCTGCTGGACAACGCGACCCGCTACTCGCCCCCGCAGACCCGCGTCCACCTCACCGCGGTCGAGGTGCAGGCGGGGGTCGCAGTGGAGATAGAGGACGGCGGCGTAGGCCTCAGCGACGAGGCCCAGGCGCGTGCCGAACTGGTGCTGCGGCAGGCCGGAGAGGCGGCCGGCTTCGACCTCTCCGACCTCGGCGAGACCCCGAGGCTCGGCCTCTCGGTGGCCGGTCGGCTGGCCAAGTCGCACCGCTTCCAGATCTCGCTGCGGCCCTCCGCGTACTCCGGGGTCCGCGCCGTGCTGGTGGTCCCGCAGGAGCACCTGGCCCCGACGCAGCCGGACACCCGCGGACCGCGCTGGATGGCGGCCGGCCAGCAGCCGCCCCAGGGCGCGCCGCGGCGGGGCGGCGGCTCCCCGTGGGTGCCCCGGGTCGAGGACCCGGACCAGGCACTCAGGCACCCGAAGCTCCCCAGGACCCCGTACGAGGAGACCCCGGAGGCCGTGCCCTCCGTTCTCCAGGAGGCCATGCCGCGGGCCCAGGCCGCCGCCCGGCGCCGCGAGCAGCGGCCGGCGAGGCCGAAGCAGCAGCCGTCCCAGTCCCCGATGGTCGGCCTCCTCGACGAGCAGCCGGTCGAGCCCTACACCATCAACGACAACGGGCTGCCGCAGCGCCGCCGGCACTCCTTCGGCACCAACCCGTACGGGGCGGCCGGACCGGCCCTTCCGGGCACCCGCTCCGCCGCCGGCGGGCCGGCGGGCGGTGCGGCGGGCAACGACGTCGAGCCCGGGCTCTGGCTGGCCGCCTTCACCGAGGGCATCTCCGGCGGCAACCCGGGGGCCGACGAGGCCGCTCCGGCGTCCGGCTCCGGGACCGGGACCGGGAGCGGGACCTCTGCCGGGAACGTGACCGACCAGGAGCACCACGCCGAAGGCCCCACAGGCTCTGACGACGAGGAGGGCAGGCAGTCGTGA
- a CDS encoding roadblock/LC7 domain-containing protein, whose protein sequence is MDWMLKDLINGVPQTRHVVLLSSDGLRMAQCSAEPDATAASDAADRLAAACAGLQSLSTAVAREFPHSDGRMRLVVIEVNGGFFYLMAAGPGAYLAVLADEGVDAGLMGMQMRDLVARIGGHLTAPPRSGAARTEGRVTS, encoded by the coding sequence ATGGACTGGATGCTCAAGGACCTAATCAACGGCGTACCGCAGACCCGCCATGTGGTGCTGCTCTCCTCGGACGGCCTGCGGATGGCCCAGTGCTCCGCGGAACCGGACGCGACGGCCGCCTCGGACGCGGCCGACCGCCTGGCCGCGGCCTGCGCCGGACTGCAGAGCCTCTCCACCGCCGTGGCGCGGGAGTTCCCGCACAGCGACGGCCGGATGCGTCTTGTGGTCATCGAGGTCAACGGCGGCTTCTTCTACCTGATGGCGGCCGGCCCGGGAGCGTACCTCGCGGTGCTCGCCGACGAGGGCGTGGACGCCGGCCTGATGGGGATGCAGATGCGCGACCTGGTGGCCAGGATCGGCGGCCACCTCACCGCGCCTCCCAGGTCCGGCGCCGCCCGGACGGAGGGCAGGGTGACCTCGTGA
- a CDS encoding DUF742 domain-containing protein: MYVITGGRSGSRGQAPLDLVTLIVARAVPEPRMQPEHVAILRMCQYPLSVAELSAYLQLPATALTVLLTDLLSDGRVESRAPVPTASLPDPDLLEAVIHGLQKL; encoded by the coding sequence CTGTACGTCATCACCGGCGGCCGCAGCGGCTCCCGCGGCCAGGCGCCCCTCGACCTGGTCACCCTGATCGTCGCCCGCGCGGTACCCGAGCCGAGGATGCAGCCGGAGCACGTCGCCATCCTGCGGATGTGCCAGTACCCGCTGTCCGTCGCGGAGTTGTCGGCGTACCTCCAGCTGCCCGCCACCGCGCTCACGGTGCTGCTGACCGACCTGCTGTCGGACGGCCGGGTGGAGTCCCGCGCCCCCGTACCGACCGCCTCGCTGCCCGACCCCGACCTCCTCGAAGCGGTGATCCATGGACTCCAGAAGCTCTGA
- a CDS encoding cytochrome P450 — MSTDQTEVVPRRTTPPEVSPPPSCPAHGSYAEVAKEGLPRLYGPVAEADPEGIYNHLREQYGSVAPVALNGDVPAWLVLGYREAMDVARTPTRFTRDARLWTDLLQGLLPSDSPLIPMVGWRPDAVSQDGPEHRRLRSALNDSINRFDRLGMRRFIRHYSEQLIDGFAGDGQADLAAQYAGYLPMMVMTRMVGLSEEYGPRLVQASSDMVSGTERALTANQFVGDTLTELVRERHHAPGYDLASWLIEHEAALNDDEVMNHLRLVMIAANETTTTLIANTLRMVLTDPRFRASLTGGLMTVPDAVEQVLWDEPPLQVCPARFATEDTELADRRIRAGDILLLGLAAGNTDPYIRPDPAKPMEGNRAHLAFSRGPHECPGQDIGRAITEIAVDTLLARLPDIRLAVPEEELSYTSSTWARHLDALPVRYAPTENQPRRPISSAAATAAAVSEALASSEEAVAAAAPAPVPPPAHSRMRAFWQRLKAWW, encoded by the coding sequence GTGAGCACCGACCAGACCGAAGTCGTACCCCGCAGAACCACCCCGCCGGAGGTCTCGCCCCCGCCCTCCTGCCCCGCGCACGGCTCCTACGCCGAGGTTGCGAAGGAGGGCCTGCCGAGGCTGTACGGCCCGGTGGCCGAGGCCGATCCGGAGGGGATCTACAACCATCTCCGTGAGCAGTACGGCTCGGTGGCGCCGGTCGCCCTGAACGGAGACGTGCCGGCCTGGCTGGTGCTCGGCTACCGGGAGGCGATGGACGTCGCCCGCACGCCGACCCGGTTCACCCGGGACGCCCGGCTCTGGACCGACCTGCTGCAGGGCCTGCTGCCGTCCGACTCCCCGCTGATCCCGATGGTCGGCTGGCGGCCGGACGCGGTCTCCCAGGACGGCCCCGAGCACCGCCGGCTGCGGTCGGCCCTCAACGACTCGATCAACCGCTTCGACCGGCTCGGCATGCGGCGGTTCATCCGGCACTACAGCGAGCAGCTGATCGACGGCTTCGCCGGGGACGGGCAGGCCGACCTGGCCGCCCAGTACGCCGGCTACCTGCCGATGATGGTGATGACCCGGATGGTGGGGCTCTCCGAGGAGTACGGCCCCCGGCTCGTCCAGGCCAGCTCGGACATGGTCTCCGGCACCGAACGGGCCCTGACCGCCAACCAGTTCGTCGGCGACACCCTCACCGAGCTGGTCCGCGAGCGCCACCACGCACCCGGCTACGACCTGGCCAGCTGGCTGATCGAGCACGAGGCCGCGCTCAACGACGACGAGGTGATGAACCACCTCCGGCTGGTGATGATCGCCGCCAACGAGACCACCACCACGCTGATCGCCAACACCCTGCGGATGGTGCTCACCGACCCGCGCTTCCGCGCCTCGCTCACCGGCGGCCTGATGACCGTGCCGGACGCGGTCGAGCAGGTGCTGTGGGACGAGCCGCCGCTGCAGGTCTGCCCGGCCCGGTTCGCCACCGAGGACACCGAGTTGGCGGACCGGCGGATCAGGGCCGGCGACATCCTGCTGCTGGGCCTCGCGGCCGGGAACACCGATCCGTACATCCGCCCCGACCCGGCGAAGCCGATGGAGGGGAACCGGGCGCACCTGGCCTTCAGCCGGGGCCCGCACGAGTGCCCCGGGCAGGACATCGGGCGTGCGATCACCGAGATCGCGGTGGACACCCTGCTCGCCCGGCTGCCGGACATCCGGCTCGCCGTCCCCGAGGAGGAGTTGAGCTACACGTCCTCGACCTGGGCGCGGCATCTGGACGCGCTGCCGGTGCGCTACGCGCCGACCGAGAACCAGCCGCGGCGGCCGATCTCCTCCGCCGCGGCGACGGCCGCCGCGGTGAGCGAGGCGCTGGCCTCCTCCGAGGAGGCCGTGGCCGCGGCGGCGCCCGCCCCGGTGCCGCCGCCCGCGCACTCCCGGATGCGGGCCTTCTGGCAGCGCCTCAAGGCCTGGTGGTGA
- a CDS encoding terpene synthase family protein has translation MPQDVYFAIPFQARLSGYLEPARNEHVEWVRARGLTRSERGLAEYLAWDLPQMVARNYPDASYRDTVLLMNWFAVSFLLDDQFADLAEGPAGGGRPRAERVAEVCREMIVVPYRPAGAPTEVDCPITAAWAEVWAGLGAGMSETWVNRFGSSWGRFMAAHAYEVRRSADHRAPALNLDEYRTLRRQTVGMYHALDVVERSRHCELPPQVAAHEVMRAMRRCATDTIAYMNDIHSLEREEYRGDPHNLVLVLRRERRLAREDAVAEAIRMARAELDEYLRLEERLPKVCVELGLDADERMAVDACVEGIRNWIRGNHDWARSTGRYASTDHPGTGEDLLTAV, from the coding sequence ATGCCGCAGGACGTGTACTTCGCAATACCGTTCCAGGCCCGCCTGAGCGGGTACCTGGAGCCGGCCAGGAACGAGCACGTCGAATGGGTCCGCGCACGCGGACTGACCCGCAGCGAACGGGGGTTGGCCGAGTACCTCGCCTGGGACCTCCCGCAGATGGTGGCCCGGAACTACCCGGACGCCTCGTACCGGGACACCGTGCTGCTGATGAACTGGTTCGCGGTGTCCTTCCTCCTGGACGACCAGTTCGCCGACCTGGCGGAGGGACCGGCCGGCGGTGGGCGGCCGCGGGCCGAGCGGGTGGCCGAGGTCTGCCGCGAGATGATCGTCGTCCCCTACCGGCCGGCGGGCGCGCCGACCGAGGTGGACTGCCCGATCACCGCCGCCTGGGCGGAGGTCTGGGCGGGGCTCGGCGCCGGGATGTCGGAGACCTGGGTGAACCGCTTCGGCTCCTCCTGGGGCCGCTTCATGGCCGCGCACGCGTACGAGGTCCGGCGCTCCGCCGACCACCGCGCGCCGGCGCTCAACCTGGACGAGTACCGGACGCTGCGCCGGCAGACCGTCGGCATGTACCACGCGCTGGACGTGGTCGAGCGCTCCCGGCACTGCGAGCTGCCGCCGCAGGTGGCGGCGCACGAGGTGATGCGGGCGATGCGCCGCTGCGCGACCGACACCATCGCCTATATGAACGACATCCACTCGCTGGAGCGCGAGGAGTACCGCGGCGACCCGCACAACCTGGTGCTGGTGCTGCGCCGGGAGCGTCGGCTGGCGCGTGAGGACGCCGTCGCCGAGGCGATCCGGATGGCCCGCGCGGAGCTGGACGAGTACCTGCGGCTGGAGGAGCGGCTGCCCAAGGTCTGCGTGGAACTGGGCCTGGACGCGGACGAGCGGATGGCGGTCGACGCCTGCGTCGAGGGCATCCGCAACTGGATCCGCGGCAACCACGACTGGGCCCGCTCCACCGGTCGCTACGCGTCCACGGACCACCCCGGCACCGGCGAGGACCTGCTGACGGCGGTCTAG
- a CDS encoding LysR substrate-binding domain-containing protein, with protein sequence MFDPVQLRSFLAVAQTGGFTSAARRLGLRQSTVSQHVRRLEDASGRRLFVRDTHTVELTGEGEVMLGFARGILAAHEQASAYFARSEVRGRLRFGVSEDFVLTELPQVLRTFRRAHPQVDLELTVGLSGLLHEQLADGGLDLVLAKRPLERPADQGGGGRAPAGRSGRVVWRDRLVWIAAEDFVPDPGQPLPLIAYPPPSITRARALDALERAGRPWRIACTSGSLTGVTAAALAGLGVMAHARGLVPAGLRQLPSAAAAGLPELGQTEFVLTGGRAAVREPARSLAAAILDEGHRLQRTR encoded by the coding sequence GTGTTCGACCCCGTGCAGTTGCGCTCGTTCCTGGCGGTGGCCCAGACCGGCGGGTTCACCAGCGCGGCCCGCCGGCTCGGGCTGCGCCAGTCGACGGTCAGCCAGCACGTCCGGCGGCTGGAGGACGCGTCCGGCCGGCGGCTCTTCGTCCGGGACACCCACACCGTGGAGCTGACCGGCGAGGGCGAGGTGATGCTCGGCTTCGCCCGGGGCATCCTCGCGGCGCACGAGCAGGCCTCGGCGTACTTCGCGCGCAGCGAGGTGCGCGGGCGGCTGCGGTTCGGGGTCTCCGAGGACTTCGTGCTGACCGAGCTGCCGCAGGTACTGCGGACCTTCCGGCGCGCCCATCCGCAGGTGGACCTGGAGCTGACGGTGGGTCTGAGCGGTCTCCTCCACGAGCAGCTGGCCGACGGCGGGCTGGATCTGGTGCTCGCCAAGCGGCCGTTGGAGCGCCCGGCGGACCAGGGCGGCGGCGGACGGGCTCCGGCGGGCCGCTCGGGCCGGGTGGTGTGGCGGGACCGGCTGGTGTGGATCGCCGCCGAGGACTTCGTCCCGGACCCGGGCCAGCCGCTGCCGCTGATCGCCTACCCCCCGCCGTCGATCACCCGGGCCCGGGCGCTGGACGCGCTGGAGCGGGCCGGCCGGCCCTGGCGGATCGCCTGCACCAGCGGCTCCCTCACCGGGGTGACCGCCGCCGCGCTGGCCGGGCTCGGCGTGATGGCGCACGCCCGCGGCCTGGTGCCGGCGGGCCTGCGGCAGCTGCCCTCGGCGGCCGCGGCCGGGCTGCCGGAGCTGGGCCAGACCGAGTTCGTCCTCACCGGCGGGCGGGCCGCGGTACGCGAGCCGGCCCGCTCACTGGCCGCGGCGATTCTGGACGAAGGCCACCGGCTCCAGCGGACCAGGTGA
- a CDS encoding bile acid:sodium symporter family protein — translation MPSRPRPSLPTRSRALARLRTRLPRRWPLDPFITALLCIVALASLLPARGVGATGVSDLGKIAVALLFFIYGARLSAREALDGLRVWRLHGTVFLATFALFPLVGLGCRFLVPWLLTPQLYQGVLFLCLLPSTVQSSIAFTSIARGNVAAAVCSATFSSLFGIVLTPLLAAALLSVNGAAGFSAGSILGIVLQLLVPFVAGQFARRWIHGWMARHKKALTLVDRGSIVIVVYGAFSEGVTGGIWGMLSVPRLLGLLAVCVAILAVLLVATTAGAKRLGFGREDRITIVFCGSKKSLASGVPMASVLFPGPLAGLMVLPLMLFHQIQLMVCAYLARRWAAQPTAAAPEPHAAAPPPRELSRL, via the coding sequence GTGCCCAGTCGCCCTCGTCCGAGCCTCCCGACACGCTCGCGTGCGCTCGCCCGCCTGCGGACGCGGCTGCCGCGCCGGTGGCCGCTCGACCCGTTCATCACCGCGCTCCTCTGCATCGTGGCGCTGGCCTCGCTGCTGCCCGCGCGGGGCGTTGGCGCGACGGGGGTGTCCGACCTCGGCAAGATCGCTGTGGCCCTCCTCTTCTTCATCTACGGCGCGCGGCTGTCGGCGCGCGAGGCGCTGGACGGGCTGCGGGTCTGGCGGCTGCACGGCACCGTCTTCCTGGCCACCTTCGCCCTGTTCCCGCTGGTCGGGCTGGGCTGCCGGTTCCTGGTGCCGTGGCTGCTGACCCCGCAGCTCTACCAGGGGGTGCTCTTCCTCTGCCTGCTGCCCTCCACCGTCCAGTCCTCCATCGCCTTCACCTCCATCGCCCGCGGAAACGTCGCGGCGGCGGTCTGCAGCGCCACCTTCTCCAGCCTCTTCGGCATCGTCCTGACGCCGCTGCTGGCGGCGGCGCTGCTGTCGGTGAACGGGGCGGCGGGGTTCTCGGCGGGGTCCATCCTCGGCATCGTGCTGCAACTGCTGGTGCCGTTCGTGGCCGGGCAGTTCGCCCGGCGGTGGATCCACGGCTGGATGGCCCGGCACAAGAAGGCGCTGACCCTGGTCGACCGCGGGTCGATCGTCATCGTCGTCTACGGCGCGTTCAGCGAGGGCGTCACCGGCGGGATCTGGGGAATGCTCTCCGTTCCCCGGCTGCTGGGGCTGCTCGCGGTGTGCGTGGCGATCCTCGCGGTGCTGCTGGTGGCGACGACTGCGGGGGCGAAGCGGCTGGGCTTCGGCCGGGAGGACCGGATCACCATCGTCTTCTGCGGCTCCAAGAAGAGCCTGGCCAGCGGGGTCCCGATGGCCTCGGTCCTGTTCCCGGGGCCGCTGGCCGGGCTGATGGTCCTCCCCCTGATGCTGTTCCACCAGATCCAGCTGATGGTCTGCGCGTACCTGGCGCGCCGCTGGGCCGCGCAGCCGACCGCCGCTGCCCCGGAACCCCACGCCGCGGCGCCGCCACCCCGCGAACTCTCCCGCCTCTGA
- a CDS encoding ThuA domain-containing protein, with the protein MPAADRVLVYTRTTGYRHASIPAGAAALAELAEGAGLRAEHTEDPAAFRARSLRDCAAVVFLSTSGEVLDPEGREALTGFVASGGGYLGVHGASTTEYDWPYYGELVGARFDGHPEIQPAVVTVEDADHPATAHLPARWEWTDEWYGFRANPRGAVRVLAGVDESTYRGGGMGADHPLVWCHERCGGRALYTALGHAAESYAQPAFREHLRGALRWVTRLAN; encoded by the coding sequence ATGCCAGCCGCCGACCGCGTCCTCGTCTACACCCGCACCACCGGCTACCGCCACGCGTCCATCCCCGCGGGGGCGGCGGCGCTGGCCGAACTCGCCGAGGGGGCCGGGCTGCGGGCCGAGCACACCGAGGACCCGGCCGCCTTCCGCGCGCGGTCGCTGCGGGACTGTGCGGCGGTGGTCTTCCTCTCCACCAGCGGCGAGGTCCTCGACCCGGAGGGGCGGGAGGCGCTGACCGGCTTTGTCGCCTCCGGCGGCGGCTACCTCGGCGTCCACGGCGCCAGCACGACGGAGTACGACTGGCCGTACTACGGCGAGCTGGTCGGCGCGCGCTTCGACGGGCACCCGGAGATCCAGCCGGCGGTCGTCACCGTCGAGGACGCCGACCACCCCGCGACCGCGCATCTGCCCGCGCGCTGGGAGTGGACCGACGAGTGGTACGGCTTCCGCGCCAACCCGCGCGGGGCGGTGCGGGTGCTGGCGGGGGTGGACGAGTCCACGTACCGGGGCGGCGGCATGGGCGCCGACCACCCGCTGGTCTGGTGCCACGAGCGCTGCGGCGGCCGCGCGCTGTACACGGCGCTGGGGCATGCGGCGGAGTCCTACGCCCAGCCCGCCTTCCGCGAGCACCTGCGCGGCGCGCTCCGCTGGGTCACCCGCCTCGCGAACTGA
- a CDS encoding M55 family metallopeptidase, which yields MRVYISADMEGVTGLVDSQDVQLGGGEYEYGRAMMTEDVNAAVRGALAAGAEYVLVNDSHMTMRNLLPDRIHPEAVLQRGKPKRHGMVEGLDGSYDAMLCIGYHARAGRLGVLSHSYMGHEIEDMWLDGRPTGEFGFAHAVAAAHGVPVVAVSGDDAACAEAAEWEPRISRAVVKHAKDRFAARLVPPAEARKAIEEACAEGVRAAAGGARPADQAVGADGRAVELAVRWQNASVASQLTAVPGVSLRDDRTVVVHGTAPDLFALFGVFMRVASNLTNQHPYC from the coding sequence ATGCGGGTCTACATCAGCGCGGACATGGAGGGCGTCACCGGGCTCGTCGACTCGCAGGACGTCCAACTGGGCGGCGGGGAGTACGAGTACGGTCGGGCGATGATGACCGAGGACGTCAACGCGGCGGTGCGCGGCGCGCTGGCCGCCGGGGCCGAGTACGTGCTGGTCAACGACTCCCATATGACGATGCGGAACCTCCTCCCCGACCGGATCCACCCGGAGGCCGTCCTCCAGCGGGGGAAGCCGAAGCGGCACGGCATGGTCGAGGGTCTGGACGGCTCGTACGACGCGATGCTGTGCATCGGCTACCACGCCCGCGCCGGGCGGTTGGGCGTGCTCAGCCACAGCTATATGGGCCATGAGATCGAGGACATGTGGCTGGACGGCCGGCCCACCGGCGAGTTCGGCTTCGCCCATGCCGTCGCGGCGGCGCACGGGGTGCCGGTGGTCGCGGTCAGCGGGGACGACGCGGCCTGCGCGGAGGCGGCGGAGTGGGAGCCGCGGATCAGCCGGGCGGTGGTGAAGCACGCCAAGGACCGGTTCGCCGCGCGGCTGGTGCCGCCGGCGGAGGCGCGGAAGGCGATCGAGGAGGCGTGCGCCGAGGGCGTGCGCGCGGCGGCGGGCGGGGCGCGCCCGGCGGACCAGGCGGTCGGGGCCGACGGACGGGCGGTGGAACTGGCCGTGCGCTGGCAGAACGCCTCGGTGGCGAGCCAGTTGACGGCGGTGCCGGGGGTCTCGCTGCGGGACGACAGGACCGTGGTGGTGCACGGGACGGCGCCGGACCTCTTCGCCCTCTTCGGGGTCTTCATGCGGGTGGCGTCCAACCTCACCAACCAGCATCCGTACTGTTGA
- a CDS encoding amidohydrolase family protein — protein MYAQPKGAAGQHDGRSALPFGRVRPTGRPRLRRPPHRVGPPAGPGHQSVGQPTRLRRPAVLRAAAGTTAARLGRRLPRRPPGPRPRRGHHPAAARRRPGHPAGRHRPARPLRPGRAADRHRPRSQRPAAAAAGPRRGGGRPRLRGGPAGDGGRAHRPRLHRRDLRHRPGRRPPRGGRRGGRGQVGAGLPARPGHQPRAAVPARGHRGRRRLAAHPGEGRDRRRPAGRPPRLTDPVLLRHLLWRGVELGLPLQLHTGFGDPDLTLHRADPSLLTPFIRAVEPTGARLVLLHSYPYHRQAAWLAQAFPHVYADIGLAVSYAGAGARRILAETLELAPFGKLLFSTDAYGLPELFLVGTAQFEAALDGVLGEWTGAGAWSPADASRVAVMIRSANARRLYALPERQRY, from the coding sequence GTGTACGCGCAGCCGAAGGGGGCAGCAGGACAGCATGACGGTCGATCAGCACTGCCATTCGGTCGTGTCCGGCCAACTGGACGACCGCGCCTTCGCCGCCCTCCTCACCGAGTCGGACCGCCCGCCGGCCCCGGCCACCAGTCCGTGGGACAGCCAACTCGGCTTCGCCGTCCGGCGGTTCTGCGCGCCGCTGCTGGAACTACCGCAGCACGCCTCGGCCGCCGACTACCTCGCCGCCCGCCGGGCCCTCGGCCACGCCGAGGCCACCACCCGGCTGCTGCGCGCCGCCGACCTGGACACCCTGCTGGTCGACACCGGCCTGCCCGGCCCCTCCGCCCCGGCCGAGCGGCGGATCGGCACCGCCCCCGGTCCCAACGCCCCGCTGCTGCCGCTGCGGGACCTCGCCGAGGCGGCGGACGCCCGCGCCTTCGAGGTGGTCCGGCTGGAGACGGTGGCCGAGCGCACCGCCCCCGCCTGCACCGCCGAGACCTACGCCACCGCCCTGGACGACGCCCTCCACGCGGCGGTCGGCGAGGCGGTCGCGGTCAAGTCGGTGCTGGCCTACCGGCACGGCCTGGACATCAGCCCCGAGCCGCCGTCCCCGCGCGAGGTCACCGCGGCCGCCGGCGCCTGGCTGCGCACCCTGGAGAAGGCCGAGACCGGCGGCGGCCGGCCGGCCGCCCGCCCCGGCTCACCGATCCGGTGCTCCTCCGCCATCTCCTGTGGCGGGGGGTCGAGTTGGGGCTGCCGCTGCAACTCCACACCGGCTTCGGGGACCCGGACCTGACCCTCCACCGGGCTGACCCTTCGCTGCTCACCCCTTTCATACGGGCGGTCGAGCCCACCGGAGCCCGCCTGGTCCTGCTGCACAGCTACCCGTACCACCGGCAGGCGGCCTGGCTGGCGCAGGCCTTTCCGCACGTCTACGCGGACATCGGCCTCGCCGTCTCCTACGCCGGCGCGGGCGCCCGGCGGATCCTCGCCGAGACGCTGGAGCTGGCGCCCTTCGGCAAGCTGCTCTTCTCCACCGACGCCTACGGCCTGCCGGAGCTCTTCCTGGTCGGCACGGCCCAGTTCGAGGCGGCGCTGGACGGGGTGCTGGGGGAGTGGACGGGGGCCGGCGCCTGGTCCCCGGCGGACGCCTCCCGGGTCGCGGTGATGATCCGCTCCGCCAACGCCCGCCGGCTGTACGCTCTCCCGGAACGGCAGCGCTACTAG